Sequence from the Actinocatenispora sera genome:
ACCGGGCAGCTGCGCCGCCCGGCCCGCTGACCGCCGACCATCCGGCTCACCGCTCGGACCACGACATGACTCATCGCGTCGTGCTGGACACCGACATCGGGTCCGACGTGGACGACGCGCTGGCCCTGGCTGTCCTGCTCGGCTCGCCCGAGGTCGACCTGGTCGGCGTGACCACCGTCTACGGGGACACCGCGCTGCGGGCCCGGCTCGCGGCCCGGCTCGCCCGGTTGGCGGGCCGCGAGGTCGTCGCCGTGGCGGGGCAGCGGGAGCCGCTGTCCGGCCGGGACGTCTGGTGGGCCGGGCACGAGGGCGGTTCGTTCGACGATCTCGGCGACGAGCCGATCAGCGCGGGCGACGGGGTGGACTTCCTGGTCGACACCGTGCGCTCGGCGCCCGGCGAGATCGACCTGGTGGCGATCGGACCGCTGACCAACGTCGCCGCCGCGGTCCGCGCCGACCCCCGCTTCGCCGGCGCGCTGCGCCACCTCTACGTGATGGGCGGCCGCTTCGGCCACGCCCCGGACGGCGGGCCCGGGCCGCGGACGGCGGAGCACAACTTCCGGTCCGACGCGACCGCCGCCCACCTGGTCCACGCGGCCGGGATCCGAAGCACCACGACCGGGCTGGACGTGACCACCACGGTACGGCTGGGCCGCGCGGCGGTCGACCGGATCGGCGCTGCCGGGGCGCTGGGTGCCGCGCTGCGTGCGGAGATCCAGCGGTGGTGGCGGTTCACCGGTGAGCAGGGCAACGTCCCGCACGACCCGGTGACGGTACTGACGATGCTGGTGCCCGGCCTGTTCGAGTTTGCCCGCGGCACCGTGTCGGTCGACGCCGACGACGGCTCCAGTACCTTCACCGCCGGTGCCGGTCGGGCGCGGGTCGCCACCGCGGTCGACGCCGGTACCGCAGCGACGACCATGATCGACCGCATCGTCACCGCCGGTCGGTAGCCGGCCTGGGCCCGCCGCTGGTTGCCCCGCTGTGACACCCTGCCCGGTACCGAACGCGAGGAGGCTGGCGCGATGCCCGACGCAGCGACGAGGCCATCCGGCCCGCGGTACGCCCTGCGTCGATCGGGGCCCGCCAGGTGAGCGCGGCGGACCGTCCCGGTGACGACGCCGCCGCGGGAGCCACGAGGCACGTCGGCGACGACACTGCCGGTGCGGGCATAGCGGCCGACCCCGCGAGGCGTGTCGGCGATGAGGCTGCCGAGGTTGCTGGCGGTGGCGGCATGGCGGCCGATCCCGCGAGGCGTGTGGGCGATGAGATCACCGGCGGTGACGGCATCGCCGCTGCCGATCCTGCGGGCCATGGCGGTGCGGACGCTGCCGTCGGTGCCGGTGCCGGTGCCGGCACCGGCACCGGCGCTGCGCGCGGTGCCGGTGGTGCGGGCGATGCCG
This genomic interval carries:
- a CDS encoding nucleoside hydrolase; protein product: MTHRVVLDTDIGSDVDDALALAVLLGSPEVDLVGVTTVYGDTALRARLAARLARLAGREVVAVAGQREPLSGRDVWWAGHEGGSFDDLGDEPISAGDGVDFLVDTVRSAPGEIDLVAIGPLTNVAAAVRADPRFAGALRHLYVMGGRFGHAPDGGPGPRTAEHNFRSDATAAHLVHAAGIRSTTTGLDVTTTVRLGRAAVDRIGAAGALGAALRAEIQRWWRFTGEQGNVPHDPVTVLTMLVPGLFEFARGTVSVDADDGSSTFTAGAGRARVATAVDAGTAATTMIDRIVTAGR